From the Tribolium castaneum strain GA2 chromosome 2, icTriCast1.1, whole genome shotgun sequence genome, one window contains:
- the LOC103313052 gene encoding gastric triacylglycerol lipase-like → MKFVHTFHFSLIFCVNAITYENNACTKLDSYPVKDISSDCFYNPNVLATTPIMILQDGYEVFTYYVVTPDGYVLEIFRIPPKEDDNRKNKQPVVLEHGIFVDSGTWVFTGNKSLAITLASMGYDVWLSNQRGTRYSRTHKTLNSAGYDYWLYSIDQVAANDIPTILEKVALETKKSGSIIYIGHSRGTTLIFMYASTFPEKTQKLLKGIVALSPIAYLDLVWYLKLLGKLGPLIGNILLKLGLPVINRYAEITINLLQHICRWVPRLCKFAATLGSGRSNHLSPEDLLAFFSLYPYSIAVMQLIQYAQMYKAGKVQKYDYGLKNQEIYQQATPPLYDLSKIKTPVYMFYGKHDILFKTKHVEKLYNELGSEKKNFTSIPTFTDEDDEQFGHNDFIWTKDLDKYFYKDLFAVLETELST, encoded by the exons ATGAAATTTGTGCAcacttttcatttttcattaattttctgTGTGAATGCAATAACTTACGAAAATAATGCTTGCACTAAATTAGACTCCTATCCTGTGAAAGACATAAGTTCGGATTGTTTTTACAACCCCAACGTTTTGGCAACAACG CCAATTATGATACTTCAAGATGGTTATGAAGTGTTCACTTATTACGTTGTAACTCCAGATGGTTACGTCTTGGAAATATTTCGCATACCACCAAAGGAAGAtgataatagaaaaaataagcaaCCTGTTGTTTTAGAACATGGAATTTTTGTCGATTCAGGTACTTGGGTTTTTACGGGGAATAAATCattag CAATAACACTCGCATCAATGGGTTATGATGTTTGGTTAAGTAATCAACGGGGAACTCGTTATTCGCGCACCCATAAAACACTTAACTCCGCAGGGTATGATTATTGGCTTTACAG tatagATCAGGTTGCAGCTAACGACATACCCACGATTTTAGAAAAAGTTGCACTAGAAACTAAGAAATCTGGTTCCATTATTTACATCGGACATTCAAGAGGAACCACCTTGATTTTTATGTATGCTTCAACATTTccggaaaaaacacaaaaattactaaaaggCATCGTTGCTTTAAGTCCTATAGCTTATTTAGATTTGGTTTGGTATCTTAAACTATTGGGCAAATTGGGACCTCTGATTGGT AACATTCTCTTAAAACTTGGACTCCCAGTTATTAACAGATATgcagaaataacaataaatttgttgcAGCATATTTGCAGGTGGGTTCCACGTTTGTGTAAGTTTGCGGCAACATTAGGTTCAGGCAGAAGTAATCACCTATCTCCG GAAGATTTATTAGCTTTCTTTTCCCTTTATCCCTATAGTATCGCAGTCATGCAGTTAATACAGTATGCACAAATGTATAAAGCTggaaaagtacaaaaatacGACTATGGTCtgaaaaatcaagaaatatACCAACAAGCAACACCACCGCTTTATGATTTatcgaaaattaaaacaccGGTTTATATGTTTTATGGTAAACAcgatattttattcaaaactaag catgttgaaaaattgtataatgAACTTGGAAgcgaaaagaaaaattttacaagCATTCCCACTTTTACTGATGAAGATGACGAACAGTTTGGTCACAATGATTTTATTTGGACAAAGGATTTGGATAAGTATTTCTACAAAGACCTGTTTGCTGTGTTGGAAACTGAACTAAGTACTTAA